The Ramlibacter algicola genome segment GGATCATTCCCGAGAAGAAGCTGGAGGCGGCGCCATTCGGCCGCCCGGGCCGCACGCTGACCGTCATCAGCCGCACGGTGCGCGCGCGGATGAACCCCTTGCGCCCGTAGTCGGCCATCATGGCTTCGCCGATCGCCTTCTGCGAGCCGTAGCTCGATTGCGGCGTCGGCAGCGTGTCGTCCTCGATCGGGTCGGGCATCGCGAAGCCGGGGCGCTTGCCGAACACGGCGACGGAACTGGAGAACACGACGGTCGGCTTGGTGCCGAGCGCGCGGCAGGCCTCCAGCAGCGCGTGCGTGGCCGCGAAGTTGCTGCGCATGCCCAGGTCGAAGTCGGCTTCGCACTCACCACTGACGGCGGCGGCCAGGTGGAACACGACCGTCGTGCCCGCCGCCGGCACCTGCCTGCTCGCCAGCAGGTCGTTCAAGTCGCCGACGACCGCGGTGACACGCGGGTCGTTCTTCAGGTCATCGGGCGGCGCCACGCGATCCGTGAGCGTGAGCTTTTCGATGCGCTGGGCCGGGGCGCCGGCCACAGCCAGCGAGCCTTGTTGCAGGAGGGCGCGGGCGAGCCGCGCGCCCAGGAAGCCGCCGCCGCCGGTGATCAGGATGTTCATGCGGGCAGCATAGCGTCAGCCCAGCCCGGCGGCCCGTAGCAGCAACCCTGCCACCGCGCAGCCTGCGATCACCGGGATGACGCCGACCTTGAAGCGCAGCAAGGCGACCGACGCCGCGGCGACGATCAGCAGCGCGGGCACGTCGACCGGCCCGCCGGCGACCGGCTGCGCGACGTGCGCCAGGAAGAACAGCGCCAGCGTGGCGATCACGCCGACCACCGCCGCGGTGACACCCGTCAGCGGCGCCGTGAATCGCAACTGGCCATGCGTCGATTCCACCAGCGGGCCGCCGGCCAGGATCAAGACGAACGAGGGCAGGAAGGTGAACCAGGTCACCACGCAGGCCGCCAGGGCCCCGCCGGCGAAGAGCTGCGACGGGCCGAGCACCTCGCGCGTCCAGCCACCCATGAAGCCAACGAAGGCCACCACCATGATGAGTGGCCCTGGCGTCGTCTCCCCCAAGGCGAGGCCATCCATCATCTGGGCGCCGGTGAGCCAGTGGAAGTTCTCCACCGCGCCTTGGTACACGTACGGCAGCACCGCATACGCGCCGCCGAACCCGAGCAGCGCGGCCTTGGTGAAGAACCAGCCCATCTGCGCGAGCGTGCCGTCGCGGCCGTGCAGCGCCACCAGCGCGGCCATCGGCGCGATCCACAGCGCGGCGCCTGCCCCCGCCACGGCCGCAAGGCGCGAACGGCTGAACAAAGCGTGTCCAGGCGTCGGCGTGTCGTCGTCGATCACCGCCGGCGGATGCGGCGCCGAGGTGGCTGCGTGGGCGCCCGCGCCACCGAACTGGCCGGGCACCAGACGGCCGCCGAGCGCACCGACGCCGGCAGCGGCAAGGATCACCAGCGGAAACGGCACGCCGAGCCAGGCGATGGCGACGAACGCGAACAACGCGATCGCCCACAGCCACGGCACGCGGCGCGGGTCCTTCAGCGTGCGCCCGCCAATGCGCCACAAGGCCTGCAGGACGATCGCCGCGACGGCGGGCTTGATGCCGTAGAAGATCGCCGCGATCCAGGGCACTTGGCCATGCGCGGCGTAGACCCAGCTGAGCGCGATCAACAGCACGACCGACGGCAGCACGAACAGCGCGCCCGCGACGATGCCGCCCCACGTGCGGTGCAGCAGCCAGCCGATGTAGGTGGCCAGTTGCTGCGCCTCCGGACCGGGCAGCACCATGCAGTAGTTCAGCGCATGCAGGAAGCGCGATTCCGAGATCCAGCGCTTCTGCTCGACGAGCTCGCGATGCATGATCGCGATCTGCCCCGCGGGGCCGCCGAAGCTGATGCAGCCCAGGCGCAGCCAGAACCGCAGCGCCTCGCCGAAGGGGACGGGCGCCGGTCGCTCCATCAGCCGCGCTCGAACTTGAAGACGGCCGTGCCGGCGCGCAGGTTCGGCAGCACCCGCACTTCCTCGCCTTCCTGCAGGCCGAAGGCATCGAGGATCGCCAGCCGGTTGCGCGTGGCCAGCACCTCGAAGTCCTTGAACGTGCCGACGCGGATGTTCGGCGTGTCGTACCACTGGTAGGGCAGCCGCTTGGTCACCGGCATGCGCCCGCGCAGGATCGCCAGCCGGTTCGGCCAATGCGCGAAGTTGGGGAAGGCGACGATGCCCATCTTGCCCACGCGCGCCGTCTCGCGCAGCATGGTTTCGGCATTGCGCAGGTTCTGCAGCGTGTCGATCTGCAGCACGACGTCGAAGCTGCCGTTGGTGAACATCGACAGCCCCTCGTCCAGGTTCAGCTGGAGCACGTCGACGCCGCGCCTGGCGCACGCGAGCAGGTTGGCGTCGTCGATCTCGACGCCGTAGCCGGTGCAGCCGCGCTCGCGCCGAAGCAGGTCCATCAGGGCGCCGTCGCCGCAGCCGAGGTCGAGCACGCGCGAGCCCTCGGGCACGAGCCGCGCGATGGAGTCCATGGTGGCGCGATCGCTCACAGGAATACCTCCGCCCTGCGGGCTGCGGTGAAATGAGCCTTCGGAGCGGCCGTGCGGCTCATGCGGCGGCTCCCAGCTCGCCGGCAATGCGGGCGAACCACGCGCGCACCAGCGAGAGGTAGCGCGCGTCGTCGAGCAGGAACGCGTCGTGGCCGTGCGGCGCATCGATCTCCGCGTAGGTGACGGCGCGCTGGTTGTCCAGCAGCGCCTTGACGATCTCGCGGCTGCGCTTGGGCGAGAAGCGCCAGTCGGTGGTGAAGCTCACGAGCAGGAAGCGCGCGGTCGCCGCCGCCAGCGCCTTGGACAGGTTGCCCCCGAACGCCCGCGCCGGGTCGAAGTAGTCGAGGGCGCGCGTGATCAGCAGGTAGGTGTTGGCGTCGAAGTACTCGCTGAACTTGTCGCCCTGGTAGCGCAGGTAGCTCTCGATCTGGAACTCGATGTCCTGGGTCGTGTAGCGGATGTCCAGGCCTTCCCGCAGCTGCCTTCCGAACTTCTCGTTCATGACGTCGTCGGACAGGTAAGTGATGTGGCCGACCATGCGCGCGATGCGCAGCCCGCGCTTGGGCACGACGCCGTGCTGGTAGAAGTGGCCGCCGTGGAAGTCGGGGTCGGTGACGATCGCGCGCCGCGCGACCTCGTTGAAGGCGATGTTCTCGGCCGTGAGGTTCGGCGCGCTGGCGATCACGGCGGCGTGCCGCACGCGCTGCGGATGGCGCAGCGTCCACGACAGGGCCTGCATGCCGCCGAGGCTGCCGCCCATCACGGCGGCGAGCTGGTGGATGCCCAGCGCATCGAGCAGCCGCGCCTGCGCATCGACCCAGTCCTCGACCGTGACCACCGGGAAATCGGCGCCGTACACCTTGCCGGTGTCCGGGTTCACGTGCATCGGCCCGGTGGAACCGAAGCACGAGCCCAGGTTGTTGACGCCGATGACGAAGAAGCGATCGGTGTCCACGGGCTTGCCGGGGCCGATCATCGTGTCCCACCAGCCTTCCGAGCCGGGCTGGCCGGCGTAGGCGCCGGCGACGTGGTGCGACGCGTTGAGCGCGTGGCAGATCAGCACCGCGTTCGAGCGGTCGGCGTTGAGCGTGCCGTAGGTCTCGTAGGCGAGGTCGTAGTCGCGCACCGACGCGCCGCTCTGCAGCGGCAGCGGCGTGTCGAAATGCATGGCCTTCGGTTCGGCGATCAGCGTCATGGCAAAAGAAAGACCCGGCGTCGCTAAACACGAGGCCGGGTCATCGGGGCTTCGTCTTTAGCTGCATTTGGTAGAGCGCCCGCAAGCGGAAGCAAATCGGCGCTGTGGGGCAGTATATCAACCGGCCCCGAGCAGGGCCGCGACGCCGAGCACCACGAAGATGCCCGCGGACACCAGGTGCACGAGGCGGATCGGCACCCTGCGCACCAGCCGGTCGCCGAACCAGACCACCGGCGCGTTGGCCAGCATCATCCCGAGCGTCGTGCCCGCGACCACGGCAACCCACGCGTCGAAGCGCGCCGCGAGCATCACGGTGGCGACCTGGGTCTTGTCGCCCATCTCGGCCAGGAAAAAGGCGACGACGGTGGTCGCGAACACGCCCAGGTGCGTGGCGCTCGACGGCGCGTCGTCCTCGTCCAGCTTGTCGGGCACCAGCATCCAGGCCGCCATGACCAGGAACGAGCCGCCGAGGATCCACCGCATGACGCCGGGGCCGACGTATGCCGTGATCCAGGCGCCCAGCGCACCGGCCAGCGCGTGGTTGGCCAGCGTGGCCACGAGGATGCCCAGGACGATGGGCCAGGGACGGCGGAATTTCGCGGCGAGCAGCAGCGACAGCAACTGCGTCTTGTCGCCCATCTCGGCGAGCGCGACGAGGCCGGTGGAAACGAAAAAGGCTTGCATGGGATCTCCGGCCGGGCGTGGACGCACCAATGACTGCGCGGCCGCCCGGCCAGGAACACGGGGCTGCGCAGTCAAAGGTCTCGCCAAACCGGAGTCGCGGGCGCCATGGACGCGAGGTCCAAGTCTGTTGACGCCAGCCCCTGGGATGCAGGGAGGCTACTCCCCAATGACAGCGCGCATTCTAACCCGCGCACGACCTTCGCACTGTTGTGGCGCGGTTATTGCTTGGCTTCGGTGCGTGGCGGCCGAAGTTGGCGCGCTGCGCACCAAAACATCGCAGTCGATCCAATGAGGGTTCCATGGAAGCACTGAAACAGGGAGCGGATGCTTTGTTCATCCTGCTTGGCGGCATCATGGTGCTGGCGATGCACGCCGGCTTCGCGTTCCTCGAGCTGGGGACGGTGCGCAAGAAGAACCAGGTCAACGCGCTGGTCAAGATCCTGGCGGATTTCGCGGTGTCCACCGTCGCCTACTTCGCGGTCGGCTACGGCGTGGCGTACGGCACCAGCTTCTTCGTCGGCGCCGAGCAACTGGCGGCGAAGAACGGCTACGAGCTGGTGAAGTTCTTCTTTCTGCTCACGTTCGCGGCGGCCATCCCGGCCATCATCTCCGGCGGCATCGCCGAGCGCGCCCGCTTCGGCCCGCAGCTGGCGGCCACCGCGGTGCTCGTCGGCATCGTCTATCCGCTGTTCGAAGGCGTGGCCTGGAACCATGCGTTCGGCGTGCAGGACTGGATCAAGGCGGCGACCGGCGAGGAGTTCCACGACTTCGCCGGCTCCATCGTCGTGCATGCGGTGGGCGGCTGGCTGGCATTGCCGGCCGTGCTGCTGCTGGGCGCGCGCAGCAACCGCTACCGCAAGGACGGTGCCGTGTCCGCGCATCCGCCGTCCAACATCCCCTTCCTGGCACTTGGCGCGTGGATCCTCACGGTGGGCTGGTTCGGCTTCAACGTGATGAGCGCGCAGACCCTCGACAAGATCTCGGGCCTGGTCGCGGTCAACTCGCTGATGGCGATGGTGGGCGGCACGCTGGCGGCGCTGGCCTTCGGCCGCAACGACCCGGGCTTCGTCCACAACGGGCCGCTCGCCGGGCTGGTGGCGGTCTGCGCCGGCTCCGACCTCATGCATCCGGTCGGCGCGCTGGCGGTTGGCGCCGTGGCCGGCGCGGTGTTCGTCGCCATGTTCACGATCGCGCAGAACCGCTGGAAGATCGACGACGTGCTGGGCGTGTGGCCGCTGCACGGCCTGTGCGGGCTCTGGGGCGGCCTGGCCGCCGGCATCTTCGGCAGCAAGGCGCTCGGCGGCCTCGGCGGCGTGAGCTTCGGCGCGCAGGCACTCGGCTCGCTGCTGGGCGTGGCATGGGCGCTCGTGGGCGGCTTCATCGTCTACGGCACGATCAAGGCGATCAGCGGCCTGCGCCTGTCGCAGGAAGAGGAGCACGAAGGCGCGGACCTCGCGATCCACCGCATCGGCTCGACCCCCGAGCGCGAAGTGACCTGGTGAGCGCGGGCTTGCGCTCCGGTTGAGTCCGATACGATGCGGCGCAGGTCCAGGCCGCCGGTCCATGTCGTTCGAAACCGAAGTCGCGCAGCACCGCAGCTCCCTGCTGCGGTACGCCAGGCTGCAGCTGCGCAACGACGCCTGGGCCGAGGACTGCGTGTCCGAGACGCTGCTGGCGGCGCTCTCCAAGCCGCAGGCCTTCGGCCAGCGTTCGCAGCTGAAGACCTGGCTGGTCGGCATCCTCAAGCACAAGATCATCGACACGCTGCGCGCCCGCCAGCGCGAGGTGGCGCTCCCGGAGAGCGACGCCGACGGCAGCGAGGAGCTCGACGCCCTGATGTTCCAGGCCGACGGCCACTACGCCACGCCGCCCGCCGACTGGGGCGACCCCGAGCAGGCGCTCGGCTCGCGGCAGTTTTTCGAGGTGCTGGAAGCCTGCACCGAGAAGCTGCCGCCGGCGATGGCGCGGGTGTTCCTGATGCGCGAGTGGCTGGAGATGGACAGCGAGGACATCTGTAAGGAGCTGGCGCTCACCCCGACCAACCTGTACGTCCAACTGCACCGGGCCCGCCTGCGCCTGCGCGAGTGCCTTGAGCTCAACTGGTTCGCCGGATCGCCACGATGATTCCCCTGCGCCGCACGTGCAAGGAAGCCGCCGCCCTGCTGGTGGCGAGGGAAGACCGCGAGCTGGCGCTCGCCGACCGGGTGGCGTTGCGCCTGCACCTCGCCGTGTGCGAGGCGTGCCCGCGCTTCGGGCGGCAACTGGACCTCATGCGGCGCGCCTTCGGCCGCTGGCGCCACCAGGCGGGCGAGCAGGACCCCGGCCCATGACCCTACGGCCCAGCTTCGGGTCTTCGACAGCCCCCGGAGGGGCCACGTGTGGGGAGCATCCCCTTGCGTGCGCGTGGGATATCTGCTCCATAATGGCCTCGCGCGGCTCGCAAGGGTCCGTGCGGTGCGGTGAACAAGTCACCTTCGCTTCGCTTCTCTGACAGGCGTTTCCGGGACTCCATCGCTTTTTGGTTCTATGTTTTCTTGAGGAGTCCCAGTCATGGGCAACAAACTGTACGTGGGGAACCTGCCCTACAGCGTGCGTGACAGCGATCTGGAGCAGGCGTTCGGCCAATTCGGCGCCGTCACCAGCGCCAAGGTCATGATGGAACGCGACACCGGCCGCTCCAAGGGCTTCGGCTTCGTGGAGATGGGCAGCGATGCCGAGGCGCAAGCCGCCATCCAGGGCATGAACGGCCAGCCGCTCGGCGGCCGCAGCGTCGTCGTCAACGAAGCGCGTCCGATGGAGCAGCGTCCGCGCGGCTTCGGCGGCGGTGGTGGTGGTGGCGGCTACGGCGGCGGTGGCGGCGGCGGCGGCTACGGTGGTGGCGGCGGTGGCCGCGGCGGCTACGGCGGCGGCGGTGGCGACCGTGGTGGTTACGGCGGTGGCGGCGGCGGCGATCGCGGCGGCTACGGTGGCGGCGGCGGCGGTGACCGCGGCGGCTACGGTGGCCGTAGCGCCGGCGGCGGCAGCGACGGTGGCTTCCGCAGCCCGTACGGCTCCGGCCCCCGTGGTGGCAACCGCGGCGGCAGCGGCGGTGGCGGTGGCGGCGGCAGCTACTGATCGAGCCTGAGTTTCCGGTGGCGTGAAAGCGCCGCCAGCGATGCCCGCCAGGGTCACCTGGCGGGCATCGTCGTTTCTGGCGCCCTCAGGACGAAGCGGCCTGCCGGTGCTTGCGCGGGCGCCCGGCCAGCACGCGGTCGAACAGCGCGTTCGGCAGCAGGCGCAGCAGCTTGGCGACGACGCCCATCTGCCACGGGATCACGCGGTAGCTGCGGCCCGCCTCGATGGTGCGGAACGCGCGGTCGGCGAAGGCTTCGGCCGACATCAGGAACGGCATCGAATAGCGGTTCTCGCGCGTGAGCGGCGTGTCGACGTACCCCGGGCAGATCGTCACGACGCGCACGCCGCTGCTCCGCAGTTCGCCGCGCAGGCTCTCGCAGTAGCTGATGACGGCGGCCTTGCTCGAGCAATAGCCGCCGTGTCCGGGCAGCCCGCGAATGCCCGCGACGCTGCCGATGCCCACCAGCCGGCCCGAGCCACGCGCGGTCATCGGGCCCAGGAAGGGATGGAACGTCGCGGCCAGGCCGATGTTGTTGGTGGCGTAGATGCGCGCCAGCACGTCAAGGTCGTCGCGGATCGCCGTGTCGACGCCGATGCTGATGCCGGCGTTGGCGATCACGACGTCGGGCACGCCTTGCGTCTCGACGCAGCGCCGGCCCGCCGCCACGATGCTGTCGGTGACGGCCACGTCCGCTTCGTAGACCGCGTAGCGGTCCGCCGCGATGCCCTGCCGCTGCGCCCAGGCCTGGATCTCGCCCGTGCGGCGCGCCGCCAGCGCCAGCGACCAGCCGGCCTGGTGGAAGCGCCAAGCCAAGGCCTGCCCGATGCCGCTGGAGGCGCCGGTGATGAAGACGAGCTTGCGGTCCATGCGGGCCTCCCGCCCGGTCAGGGCTTGGCGCGATCGGGGACCAGCCTGCCGCGCACGCGGCCACCCAGCTGCATCACCCGGTCCAGGTTGTCGTAGTCCATCTGGTCCGCGGTGAAGACGTCGTTGCCGCGGATCAGCGTCACCGGCTTGTGCGACTTCACGCGCTCGGTGTTCATGTAGGCGTGCAGGAACTCGCCGCGGAATTCCATGCGCGGGATCGTCGTGCCCGGCACGGGCTCGCGCACCACCACTGCATTGCCCATCAGCTGCACCTCGGACGCATCCGCGTTGCTCAGGCCCCGGTTGGCGGTGGCCACCGTCACGGCGCCGCGCTCGTCGTACGAGCGAATGCGCGGCTGGTCGATCTCCATCGTGTCGGTGTCCGGGTAGTGGCGCGCCTCGGTCCCGTACACCTCGGTCTTGAGGCGCCCGTTGACGTCGAACGTGCGCACCTGGAAGCCGCGCATGAAGTAGTCCGGATCGTGCGTGACGGGACGCTGCGTGTCGCTGCCGCCCAGGAAGGTGGGCGTGTTGCGTGCCAGCCAATAGGTGCCCAGTGCCAGCAGGCCCATGAGGATCACCGGCAGGTAGATCGCCAGCCGGTCCCAGGTCGTGCGCGTCCAGCGCCACGCGCGCGACGCCGCCGCGGTCACCCGTGCGACTCCAGCAGCTCGGCGTAGCGGCCGCTGGCCACCAGCAGCAAGTCGCAGAACTCGCGCGCCGCGCCTTCGCCGCCGCGCAAGGTGGTGACGTACTGGGCGATGGCCTTCACTTCCGCGTGCGCATTGGCCGGCGCGGCGCTGAACGCGCAGCGGCGCAGCACCGGCAGGTCCGGCCAGTCGTCGCCGATGGCGGCGGCCCGCGACCAGTCCAGCCCCAGCTCGGACAGCGTGCGCTGCGCCGCCGGCGCCTTGTCCTCGGTGCCGTAGTGCACGTGCGTGATGCCCAGCGCGCCCAGGCGCGCGCGCAGCGGTTCCGAGTCGCGCCCGGTGATCACGGCCGGCGTGATCCCGGCGCGCTGCAGCAGCTTGAGCCCCAGGCCGTCGAGGATGTGGAAGCGCTTGAGCGACTCGCCCTGCGCGGACATGTACAGGCCGCCGTCGGTCAGCACGCCGTCGACGTCGAAGAACGCGACGCGCACGCCTTGGGCGGCGAGCAGCAGCTCGGGCGGGAAGGACAGGGCGGGTTGCACCACGGGCTCAGATCACCTTGGCGCGCATCAGGTCGTTGCTGTTGATCGCCCCGCACAGGCGACCCTCGGCGTCGACCACCAGCAGCCGCGTGATGCCGCGCTGGTCCATCAGCTCGGCGGCCTCGACGGCCAGCACGTCGTCGCGGATGGTGAGCGGATTGGCGTGCATCACCTCGCCGGCGCTCAGGCTGCGCAGGTCCGCGCCGCGCTCGATCAGCCGGCGCAGGTCGCCATCGGTGAAGATGCCCTTCAGCCGGTCGCCGCCATCGACGACCGCGGCGGCGCCGAACCCGGTGCGGCTCATCTCGCGCATCAGGTCCATGAAAGGGGTGGTGGTCGTCACGCGCGGCACCAGCTCGCCGGTGCGCATCACGTCCGACAGGTGCGTGAGCAGCTTGCGCCCGAGCGAGCCGCCCGGGTGCGAGCGCGCGAAGTCCTCGCTGCGGAAGCCCCGCGCATCGAGCAGGGCGACGGCCAGCGCGTCGCCCAGCGCCAGTTGCGCGGTGGTGCTCGCCGTCGGCGCCAGGTTCAGCGGGCAGGCTTCCTTGTCCACGCCGCTGTCGAGAACGATGTCGGCGTGGCGGCCCAGGGTGGACTGCGGGTTGCCGGTCATGGCGATCAGCGGCGCGCCCAGGCGCTTGATCACCGGCAGCAGCGAGGTGACCTCGTCGACCTCGCCGCTGTTGGAGATGGCCAGCACTAGGTCGACCGGCTTGATCATCCCGAGGTCGCCGTGGCTGGCCTCGGCCGGGTGCACGAACATCGCCGGCGTGCCGGTGGACG includes the following:
- the denD gene encoding D-erythronate dehydrogenase, which gives rise to MNILITGGGGFLGARLARALLQQGSLAVAGAPAQRIEKLTLTDRVAPPDDLKNDPRVTAVVGDLNDLLASRQVPAAGTTVVFHLAAAVSGECEADFDLGMRSNFAATHALLEACRALGTKPTVVFSSSVAVFGKRPGFAMPDPIEDDTLPTPQSSYGSQKAIGEAMMADYGRKGFIRARTVRLMTVSVRPGRPNGAASSFFSGMIREPLAGVRAQVPVPPETEHPILSPSRTIASLIRCAEATDAEWGPLTGLNLPALRCTVREMAQALERVAGPEATGLLDWQVDPDIMKLVSTWPGHVKSARANALGLHANESFDEVIREYVRENPQAIKLPVR
- the chrA gene encoding chromate efflux transporter → MERPAPVPFGEALRFWLRLGCISFGGPAGQIAIMHRELVEQKRWISESRFLHALNYCMVLPGPEAQQLATYIGWLLHRTWGGIVAGALFVLPSVVLLIALSWVYAAHGQVPWIAAIFYGIKPAVAAIVLQALWRIGGRTLKDPRRVPWLWAIALFAFVAIAWLGVPFPLVILAAAGVGALGGRLVPGQFGGAGAHAATSAPHPPAVIDDDTPTPGHALFSRSRLAAVAGAGAALWIAPMAALVALHGRDGTLAQMGWFFTKAALLGFGGAYAVLPYVYQGAVENFHWLTGAQMMDGLALGETTPGPLIMVVAFVGFMGGWTREVLGPSQLFAGGALAACVVTWFTFLPSFVLILAGGPLVESTHGQLRFTAPLTGVTAAVVGVIATLALFFLAHVAQPVAGGPVDVPALLIVAAASVALLRFKVGVIPVIAGCAVAGLLLRAAGLG
- the metW gene encoding methionine biosynthesis protein MetW translates to MSDRATMDSIARLVPEGSRVLDLGCGDGALMDLLRRERGCTGYGVEIDDANLLACARRGVDVLQLNLDEGLSMFTNGSFDVVLQIDTLQNLRNAETMLRETARVGKMGIVAFPNFAHWPNRLAILRGRMPVTKRLPYQWYDTPNIRVGTFKDFEVLATRNRLAILDAFGLQEGEEVRVLPNLRAGTAVFKFERG
- the metX gene encoding homoserine O-succinyltransferase MetX codes for the protein MTLIAEPKAMHFDTPLPLQSGASVRDYDLAYETYGTLNADRSNAVLICHALNASHHVAGAYAGQPGSEGWWDTMIGPGKPVDTDRFFVIGVNNLGSCFGSTGPMHVNPDTGKVYGADFPVVTVEDWVDAQARLLDALGIHQLAAVMGGSLGGMQALSWTLRHPQRVRHAAVIASAPNLTAENIAFNEVARRAIVTDPDFHGGHFYQHGVVPKRGLRIARMVGHITYLSDDVMNEKFGRQLREGLDIRYTTQDIEFQIESYLRYQGDKFSEYFDANTYLLITRALDYFDPARAFGGNLSKALAAATARFLLVSFTTDWRFSPKRSREIVKALLDNQRAVTYAEIDAPHGHDAFLLDDARYLSLVRAWFARIAGELGAAA
- a CDS encoding TMEM165/GDT1 family protein; amino-acid sequence: MQAFFVSTGLVALAEMGDKTQLLSLLLAAKFRRPWPIVLGILVATLANHALAGALGAWITAYVGPGVMRWILGGSFLVMAAWMLVPDKLDEDDAPSSATHLGVFATTVVAFFLAEMGDKTQVATVMLAARFDAWVAVVAGTTLGMMLANAPVVWFGDRLVRRVPIRLVHLVSAGIFVVLGVAALLGAG
- a CDS encoding ammonium transporter: MEALKQGADALFILLGGIMVLAMHAGFAFLELGTVRKKNQVNALVKILADFAVSTVAYFAVGYGVAYGTSFFVGAEQLAAKNGYELVKFFFLLTFAAAIPAIISGGIAERARFGPQLAATAVLVGIVYPLFEGVAWNHAFGVQDWIKAATGEEFHDFAGSIVVHAVGGWLALPAVLLLGARSNRYRKDGAVSAHPPSNIPFLALGAWILTVGWFGFNVMSAQTLDKISGLVAVNSLMAMVGGTLAALAFGRNDPGFVHNGPLAGLVAVCAGSDLMHPVGALAVGAVAGAVFVAMFTIAQNRWKIDDVLGVWPLHGLCGLWGGLAAGIFGSKALGGLGGVSFGAQALGSLLGVAWALVGGFIVYGTIKAISGLRLSQEEEHEGADLAIHRIGSTPEREVTW
- a CDS encoding sigma-70 family RNA polymerase sigma factor; translation: MSFETEVAQHRSSLLRYARLQLRNDAWAEDCVSETLLAALSKPQAFGQRSQLKTWLVGILKHKIIDTLRARQREVALPESDADGSEELDALMFQADGHYATPPADWGDPEQALGSRQFFEVLEACTEKLPPAMARVFLMREWLEMDSEDICKELALTPTNLYVQLHRARLRLRECLELNWFAGSPR
- a CDS encoding zf-HC2 domain-containing protein, whose product is MIPLRRTCKEAAALLVAREDRELALADRVALRLHLAVCEACPRFGRQLDLMRRAFGRWRHQAGEQDPGP
- a CDS encoding RNA recognition motif domain-containing protein, whose product is MGNKLYVGNLPYSVRDSDLEQAFGQFGAVTSAKVMMERDTGRSKGFGFVEMGSDAEAQAAIQGMNGQPLGGRSVVVNEARPMEQRPRGFGGGGGGGGYGGGGGGGGYGGGGGGRGGYGGGGGDRGGYGGGGGGDRGGYGGGGGGDRGGYGGRSAGGGSDGGFRSPYGSGPRGGNRGGSGGGGGGGSY
- a CDS encoding SDR family oxidoreductase, giving the protein MDRKLVFITGASSGIGQALAWRFHQAGWSLALAARRTGEIQAWAQRQGIAADRYAVYEADVAVTDSIVAAGRRCVETQGVPDVVIANAGISIGVDTAIRDDLDVLARIYATNNIGLAATFHPFLGPMTARGSGRLVGIGSVAGIRGLPGHGGYCSSKAAVISYCESLRGELRSSGVRVVTICPGYVDTPLTRENRYSMPFLMSAEAFADRAFRTIEAGRSYRVIPWQMGVVAKLLRLLPNALFDRVLAGRPRKHRQAASS
- the lptC gene encoding LPS export ABC transporter periplasmic protein LptC, translated to MGLLALGTYWLARNTPTFLGGSDTQRPVTHDPDYFMRGFQVRTFDVNGRLKTEVYGTEARHYPDTDTMEIDQPRIRSYDERGAVTVATANRGLSNADASEVQLMGNAVVVREPVPGTTIPRMEFRGEFLHAYMNTERVKSHKPVTLIRGNDVFTADQMDYDNLDRVMQLGGRVRGRLVPDRAKP
- a CDS encoding HAD hydrolase family protein, translating into MVQPALSFPPELLLAAQGVRVAFFDVDGVLTDGGLYMSAQGESLKRFHILDGLGLKLLQRAGITPAVITGRDSEPLRARLGALGITHVHYGTEDKAPAAQRTLSELGLDWSRAAAIGDDWPDLPVLRRCAFSAAPANAHAEVKAIAQYVTTLRGGEGAAREFCDLLLVASGRYAELLESHG
- a CDS encoding KpsF/GutQ family sugar-phosphate isomerase: MPFDPDQALRLAQETIDIEAAAVLGLKKRIGPAFARAVDTILAVRGRVVVMGIGKSGHIARKTAATLASTGTPAMFVHPAEASHGDLGMIKPVDLVLAISNSGEVDEVTSLLPVIKRLGAPLIAMTGNPQSTLGRHADIVLDSGVDKEACPLNLAPTASTTAQLALGDALAVALLDARGFRSEDFARSHPGGSLGRKLLTHLSDVMRTGELVPRVTTTTPFMDLMREMSRTGFGAAAVVDGGDRLKGIFTDGDLRRLIERGADLRSLSAGEVMHANPLTIRDDVLAVEAAELMDQRGITRLLVVDAEGRLCGAINSNDLMRAKVI